The genomic interval CGGCCGCGCCGGTGCGGCTGGTGCTGGCGGCGGGCTCGGCGGGCGCTTCGCCCTCGGGGGCGGCGCCATCCCCGGTCTTCCTGGTCTTGTAGGCCGAGAAGTCATAGGCCCTGAGCGCCAGCCCCAGCGCCACCTCGGCGGCGCGGGCATGGTTGCCGGCCAGGACCAGGGTCTCGGCCTTGCCCAGCTTCGCGCCGATGCTGGCGCCCGCGGCCCGGGCCGTCGCCACATCCGCATTGGCGGGCAGCAGGACGAGCTGCAGCGCCTCGGCCTTCAGCCCGGCGGGAAAGGCCAGCTCCAGCGCCTTGCCGGGCTTGACCGCCTTCCACGCCTCCGAGGCGAAGGCCCGCGCCAGCGCCTCGCGCGTGGCGCGCGGCAGGCCGCCCGGCAGCCGCCCGGCCTTCGGCACCAGAATGGCGACGCGGCCGGGCCGCTCGGCCAGCCCCGCGGCATCCATCGCCGTGAAGGAAATTTCGACCGGGTGAGTCATGGTCCTGCCCTCTTGCGTTGCTCCATCTCGGCGGAAACTAGTCACGCGCGGGCGACTTGACCAGAGCCGGGGCTTTCCCAACGCCCGCGCAGCGGCTAATCAGACGGGGTCCGAGCCCGCGAAAGCCCCCATGCCCCGCATCGACCGCTACATCCTGTCGCAATTCCTGACCCTGTTCGGGTTCTTTGCGCTGGTGCTGGTGTCGGTCTACTGGATCAACCGCGCCGTCTCGCTGTTCGAGCAGCTGATCTCGGACGGGCAGACCGCGCTGGTGGTGCTGGAATTCACCGCGCTGACCCTGCCGCTGGTGATCTCGGTCGTGCTGCCCATCGCAGCCTTCGCGGCCAGCGCCTACGGCACCAACCGGCTGGCCTCGGAATCCGAACTGGTGGCGATGCAGGCGACCGGGATCTCGCCCTGGCGGCTGGCGCGGCCGGTGCTGGTCTTCGGCGTGCTGGTGGGGCTGATGGTGGCGCTGCTGGTGCATTCGCTGGTGCCCATGGCGCGGGGACGGCTGGCCGACCGCCAGGCCGAGATCGCGCAGAACGTCACCGCGCAATTCCTGCGCGCCGGCGCCTTCCAATACCCGGTGCAGGGCGTGACGCTTTACATCCGCGACATCGCGGCGGACGGGCGGCTGGTGGACTTCTTCCTTGAGGACGCCCGCGACCCGGGCAACCAGACCACCTATACCGCGACCGAGGCGCTGCTGGTCCGGACCGAGGCGGGCCCGCGCCTGGTGATGATGCAGGGCATGGTGCAGAACCTGCGCCATTCCGGCGACCGGCAAAGCCTGTCGGTGACGCGGTTTTCCGAGCTGGCCTACGACCTCGGCACGCTGATCGACACCGGGTCGAGCCGCCTGCGCGACCTGCGCGCCTATTCGACCCTGCGGCTGCTGGACCCCGATCCCGAGCTGCTGGCCGCGACCGGCGCCACCCCCGACAAGGCGCTGGCCGAGGCGCATGAGCGGCTGGCCAAGCCGTTCCAGGCGCCGGTCGCGGCGCTGCTGGGCTTTGCCATGCTGCTTCTGGGCGGGTTCAGCCGCTTCGGCGTCTGGCGGCAGGTGATCTGGGCGGTGATCGCGCTGATCGTGGTGCAGTTCCTCGGCACGGCGGCCGAGAACCAGGTGGCCGGCAATGCCGCGCGCTGGCCGCTGATCTATGTCTCGCCGCTGGTGGGCGCGGCGATCTGCGCCGCGGTTCTGTGGCTGGCCGCGCGGCCGCGGCGCCTGCGCGGCGGGGCGAAGGCGGCGGCGGCAAAAGGGGGGCCGGCATGATCCTTTCGACCTATGTCGCGCGGCGCTTCCTGCGCATGCTGGTGATGATCGCCGCGATCTTCGGCGCCATCCTGTTCCTGATCGACATCGTCGAGCAGATCCGCCGCTTCTCGGACGAGAATATCGGGCTTTCCGGCGCGGCGGGCCTGTCGCTGCTGAACATCACCGCCAGCTTCTATTCCATCCTGCCGCTGATCACGGTGCTGGCGGGGATCGCGCTGTTCCTGAACCTGTCGCGCAGCTCCGAGCTGGTGGCGATCCGCGCCTCGGGACGCTCGGGCATCCGGGTGCTCTGCGCGCCGGCGGTCACGGCGGCGCTGGCAGGGATGCTGGCGGTGGCGGTGCTGAACCCGGTGGTGGCGGCGACCACGAAACGCTATGACGACGCGGTGGCGCGCATGCGCAGCGGCGAGGACCAGACCGTCAGCGTCGGCGACAACGCGGTCTGGCTGCGCCAGGCCCTGCCCGCGCGCGACGCGAACGGGGCCGAGACCTCGGGCCAGGTAGTGATCCGCGCCGGCCGCGCCAGCCCCGATGCGACGACGCTTTACGACGCCACCTTCATGGTCTTTTCGCCCGAGACCGGCCCGACCCGGCGGATCGACGCGGCCCGCGCCCGGCTGACCCAGGGCGCCTGGGAGCTGACCGACACCAAGGAATGGCCGCTGACCCAGCCCAATCCCGAGGCCATGGCCCGCACCGCGCCGCGGCTGGAACTGCCGACCGACCTGACCGCCGCCCGCATCCGCGACAGTTTCGGCCGGCCCGAGGCGATTCCGGTCTGGCAATTGCCGGCCTTCATCCAGGGGCTGGAGCGGGCGGGCTTCTCGGCCCAGCGGCACAAGGTCTGGTTCCAGATGGAGCTGGCCCGGCCGCTGCTGCTGGCGGCCATGGTGGCCATCGCGGCGGTCTTCACCATGCGCCACATGCGCGGGCGACGGATGGGGCTGCTGGTGCTGGGCGCCTTCGGCTGCGGCATCGGCCTGTTCTTCCTGCGCAACCTGGCGCAGGTGCTGGGCGACAATGGCGGCATCCCGCCGGCCCTGGCCGGCTGGG from Paracoccus sp. MA carries:
- the lptF gene encoding LPS export ABC transporter permease LptF, translating into MPRIDRYILSQFLTLFGFFALVLVSVYWINRAVSLFEQLISDGQTALVVLEFTALTLPLVISVVLPIAAFAASAYGTNRLASESELVAMQATGISPWRLARPVLVFGVLVGLMVALLVHSLVPMARGRLADRQAEIAQNVTAQFLRAGAFQYPVQGVTLYIRDIAADGRLVDFFLEDARDPGNQTTYTATEALLVRTEAGPRLVMMQGMVQNLRHSGDRQSLSVTRFSELAYDLGTLIDTGSSRLRDLRAYSTLRLLDPDPELLAATGATPDKALAEAHERLAKPFQAPVAALLGFAMLLLGGFSRFGVWRQVIWAVIALIVVQFLGTAAENQVAGNAARWPLIYVSPLVGAAICAAVLWLAARPRRLRGGAKAAAAKGGPA
- the lptG gene encoding LPS export ABC transporter permease LptG, which gives rise to MILSTYVARRFLRMLVMIAAIFGAILFLIDIVEQIRRFSDENIGLSGAAGLSLLNITASFYSILPLITVLAGIALFLNLSRSSELVAIRASGRSGIRVLCAPAVTAALAGMLAVAVLNPVVAATTKRYDDAVARMRSGEDQTVSVGDNAVWLRQALPARDANGAETSGQVVIRAGRASPDATTLYDATFMVFSPETGPTRRIDAARARLTQGAWELTDTKEWPLTQPNPEAMARTAPRLELPTDLTAARIRDSFGRPEAIPVWQLPAFIQGLERAGFSAQRHKVWFQMELARPLLLAAMVAIAAVFTMRHMRGRRMGLLVLGAFGCGIGLFFLRNLAQVLGDNGGIPPALAGWAPPVAALLFALGALLRLEDG